The Clostridiaceae bacterium HFYG-1003 genome includes a window with the following:
- a CDS encoding polyphosphate kinase 2 family protein gives MKLDKYTVTSGEKFKLKEHDPGDTGDYRSKAEAVRAMADNIERMKVLQDKLYAQNEYALLIIIQAMDAAGKDGLIEHVMSGVNPQGCQVVSFKQPTSEDLDHDYLWRIAKNLPERGRIGIFNRSHYEDVLVVRVHNLIEGSQMPDRLLDPSIWKQRFRQIRNFETYLFENGIIPIKLFLNVSKEEQRKRFLARIEDPAKNWKFSAGDVAERGHWNDYMDAFEDAIQHTATKEAPWHVIPADKKWYARLLASEIIVDTLENLHLEYPRLNEAELASLEECRTMLLNEKS, from the coding sequence ATGAAACTGGACAAGTATACTGTGACCTCAGGCGAGAAATTTAAACTGAAAGAGCATGATCCGGGAGACACCGGGGATTACCGCAGCAAAGCGGAGGCAGTACGGGCGATGGCCGACAACATCGAACGAATGAAGGTGCTCCAGGATAAGCTGTATGCTCAGAACGAATATGCTCTGCTGATTATCATTCAGGCCATGGACGCTGCCGGCAAGGACGGTCTGATCGAGCATGTCATGTCCGGAGTCAACCCACAGGGCTGCCAGGTCGTCTCGTTCAAGCAGCCGACCAGTGAAGATCTGGATCATGACTATCTGTGGCGTATTGCCAAAAACCTGCCGGAACGCGGCCGGATCGGGATTTTCAATCGCTCGCATTACGAGGATGTGCTGGTTGTCCGGGTTCATAACCTGATCGAAGGATCCCAGATGCCGGATCGACTGCTCGATCCCTCCATCTGGAAGCAGCGCTTCCGTCAGATCCGAAATTTCGAGACCTACCTGTTTGAGAACGGAATTATCCCCATCAAACTGTTCCTGAATGTATCGAAGGAAGAGCAGCGCAAGCGCTTCCTGGCACGCATCGAAGACCCGGCCAAGAACTGGAAATTCTCCGCCGGTGATGTCGCGGAACGCGGTCACTGGAATGACTACATGGATGCCTTTGAAGATGCTATCCAGCACACCGCCACGAAGGAAGCGCCCTGGCATGTCATCCCGGCCGACAAGAAGTGGTACGCCCGTCTCCTGGCTTCGGAGATCATCGTTGATACGCTGGAGAATCTCCATCTGGAATATCCCCGCCTGAACGAAGCGGAACTGGCCAGTCTGGAAGAATGCCGAACCATGCTGCTCAATGAGAAAAGCTGA